From a single Notolabrus celidotus isolate fNotCel1 chromosome 7, fNotCel1.pri, whole genome shotgun sequence genomic region:
- the LOC117815890 gene encoding uncharacterized protein LOC117815890 isoform X2, protein MLFKGEINRMALLAACTMLQLLTITRTLTESEADDPDGEPLLMEDEDPELARKRQELREIEEQIKQKRVSIALKKGEHIVNKATLDFSTNRESAECEGPTLRERVNAVLQKRHPDSLLSKGHSPKERLKSSSRSKLQDHPLKLRVKALMERRLNDPFVFSTYRQVPDITPPPPAQMETSAEKKANSFDLGFQRFLSVLNKGVDIDMLSKIVNADGEDLPVGVEVLDFQPTALKDKLDMPLRGASQGEGPPSRSESQGSNSGVSLLCHSQTSIKERKTNPHSQERSLSERFSLPNGEEKRNDRGDHCLLSSGALLPGHSLTSSAERKINPHSQERSLSQKLPLPDDEEKEKKEGRCFASSSQSKSPPAVKKKKKKKKKEEEPPKVDDHREQLQNILKTLGLSLEVEEMSKLEDRTQERLYGKKRAESREQQESQQRGSHKHFRNSFTSSSSSSNSRSTSQNSSPSSSHCRLSHSRDSNQRRSSHSRDRCRDKLTNHDSKQDSTRAQTHCDRDRDGEHSKETFTHENPHSLHPIPTYPPEHPDTFPAYTEYGFPQYSEYDEYHSNSFDATTNSFWMYPQDAEPVPFYHSEYSNSQDPFHHFAEPAAAPKRVRQLHKLSAQDTHLLVNPDLSRSEGQVGPASGTRCLRVVTTLQTTSQSCLKTLTGGKRRRTGDPNKRIWKQRLFIQRCRMGKKLAKSAKEAKRMKTVMEEKEVKRVMEEKVEKRVMEEKVEKKEASHGVEHDSETVVVKEAPTEEEIKKNLRKMLAAFNQKQKPNVIQPHNSIP, encoded by the exons ATGCTATTCAAAGGAGAAATCAACAGAATGGCATTATTAGCAGCATGTACAATGCTCCAGCTTCTAACCATAACCAGAACTCTCACT GAGTCCGAAGCTGATGACCCAGATGGAGAGCCCCTTCTCATGGAAGATGAGGACCCAGAGCTGGCAAGAAAACGTCAAGAACTCAGAGAGATTGAAGAGCAGATAAAACAAAAGAGAGTTTCCATTGCTCTGAAAAAAGGTGAACATATTGTGAATAAGGCAACACTAGACTTTTCCACCAATAGAGAATCAGCTGAATGTGAGGGTCCAACTCTTAGAGAGAGGGTGAATGCAGTTTTGCAGAAACGACATCCTGACAGCTTACTGTCAAAG GGCCACTCACCTAAAGAGAGACTGAAGTCATCAAGCCGGAGCAAGCTGCAGGACCATCCCTTGAAGCTGAGAGTGAAGGCACTAATGGAGCGGAGACTCAATGATCCCTTTGTATTTTCAACATACAGACAG GTCCCTGATATCACACCACCTCCTCCAGCTCAAATGGAAACTTCAGCAGAGAAGAAAGCAAACAGCTTTGACCTGGGTTTCCAGCGCTTTCTCAGCGTGCTCAACAAAGGAGTGGACATAGACATGCTCAGTAAGATTGTCAACGCTGATGGTGAGGATCTTCCTGTAGGTGTGGAGGTCCTTGACTTTCAGCCCACTGCTTTAAAGGACAAGTTAGATATGCCTCTCAGAGGCGCGAGCCAGGGAGAAGGTCCACCTTCCAGGAGTGAGAGCCAAGGATCAAATAGTGGAGTCTCTCTGCTGTGCCACAGCCAGACAAGcatcaaagagagaaagaccaACCCACACAGCCAAGAGAGATCCCTCAGTGAGAGATTCTCCCTACCAAATggtgaggagaagaggaacgACAGAGGAGATCACTGCTTGCTTTCTAGTGGAGCCTTGCTGCCAGGCCACAGTCTCACCAGCAGTGCAGAGAGAAAGATCAACCCACACAGTCAAGAGAGGTCCCTCAGTCAGAAACTCCCCTTACCTGATgatgaggagaaagaaaaaaaagaaggccgCTGCTTTGCCTCGAGTAGTCAATCAAAGTCTCCCCCtgcagtgaagaagaagaagaagaagaagaagaaagaggaagaaccACCAAAGGTGGATGATCACCGTGAACAACTCCAGAACATCCTCAAAACTCTGGGGTTAAGCCTGGAAGTGGAGGAGATGAGTAAACTAGAAGACAGAACTCAGGAAAGGTTGTATGGGAAGAAGAGGGCTGAGAGCAGAGAACAGCAGGAGAGCCAGCAGAGGGGCTCTCACAAACATTTCAGAAACtcttttacttcctcttcttcctcctccaacTCAAGGTCAACATCTCAAAACTCTAGTCCCAGTTCCTCTCACTGTCGGTtgtctcacagcagagactctaATCAAAGGCGATCATCTCACTCGAGAGACAGATGCAGAGATAAGCTGACAAACCATGACAGCAAACAGGACAGTACAAGAGCACAGACTCactgtgacagagacagagatggggAGCACTCCAAAGAAACCTTTACCCATGAAAACCCACATTCACTTCATCCTATTCCAACATATCCACCCGAACACCCTGATACTTTTCCTGCATATACAGAATATGGTTTTCCCCAGTATTCTGAGTATGATGAGTACCACAGCAACTCTTTCGATGCTACTACAAACTCTTTTTGGATGTATCCCCAGGATGCTGAGCCTGTACCATTTTATCACAGTGAGTATTCTAATTCCCAGGACCCTTTCCATCACTTTGCTGAGCCTGCAGCAGCACCTAAAAGAGTCCGCCAACTACACAAACTTTCAGCACAAGACACTCACTTACTTGTGAATCCAGATTTGTCGAGAAGTGAGGGGCAAGTCGGGCCGGCCTCTGGCACTCGCTGCCTGCGTGTCGTTACCACCCTGCAGACAACCTCCCAAAGCTGTTTAAAGACACTCACAGGAGGCAAGAGGAGAAGAACAGGGGATCCTAACAAAAGAATATGGAAACAACGTTTATTTATACAGCGATGTAGGATGGGAAAAAAGCTGGCAAAATCTGCCAAGGAGGCGAAGAGGAtgaagacagtgatggaggagaaggaggtaaAGAGGGTTATGGAGGAGAAGGTAGAGAAGAGGGTGATGGAGGAGAAGGTAGAGAAGAAGGAAGCTTCACATGGAGTTGAACATGACTCTGAAACAGTGGTAGTAAAAGAGGCACCAAcagaagaggaaataaagaagaatcTGAGGAAAATG ctgGCTGCGTTTAACCAGAAGCAGAAGCCAAATGTCATACAACCACACAACTCTATACCCTGA
- the LOC117816368 gene encoding actin cytoskeleton-regulatory complex protein PAN1-like: MKMITDTGVRLRISQTDLLQTFFSRSHTNKDSKHSQQQDEDFKYKKTSQDSRQKYRHEEFPYRHHRDDSNSRPSSGYYKDKDSHEKSWDRSQERKQSQDYTSKSYAKPRETTDSPSKDYEDHRHNRARLSLNGSSGQSFESDVSYQIPANPVEKKTKGFQRFLDVLNKGVNVDTLTKIVTQNPEGGDKRPPSPISFMHPEDQPWSPSCDEVQQARDKNNSHRKENVRAQKVASPHHRSFSPKRSSLSDERSLQKGDGVRSFLSSSSRSRSPSVVEKVTLTPEEEHKHRQMQDVLQAIGMNLGFEELGQMSHRIQERLYGKKDSDRECHRRRNKERDTRRAFSPRLHSRSSSSRSSFSPPSQDYYMKEDADNAPRDLSEERQTQTLKPVEYDPNSSSNTFYDVKKYETNTQEKTAVSQAFSQNHTYTSSEPPPPSVMSAYSPVTSSPATPFPALPPAPPTNLPPARPPGLPPALPQALPQALPPALPPYFPNVGPRFLFPCRPPVFPMPHAPPPNLFPGLLPQTSHLLPQHMSNPQPPFFNLPHMNPIQPTNNTQNKKTASRPRCLQVIETKQAG, from the exons atgaagatgattaCAGATACAGGCGTGAGACTGAGGATAAGTCAAACAGACCTTCTCCAGACGTTTTTTTCCCGCTCACACACTAACAAGGATTCTAAACACTCACAACAACAAGATGAAGATTTCAAATACAAGAAAACATCACAAGACTCGAGGCAAAAATATCGACATGAGGAATTCCCTTACAGGCATCATCGGGATGATTCAAATAGCCGACCCTCCTCTGGATATTACAAAGATAAAGATAGCCATGAAAAAAGCTGGGATCGTTCACAAGAACGGAAGCAATCACAAGATTACACCTCAAAG AGTTATGCCAAACCCAGAGAGACAACTGACAGCCCCTCCAAAGACTATGAGGATCATCGTCATAACAGAGCAAGGCTTTCTTTGAATGGATCTAGTGGTCAG TCTTTCGAGAGCGATGTTTCTTATCAGATTCCTGCTAATCCTGTGGAGAAGAAGACGAAGGGTTTCCAGCGTTTCCTCGATGTGCTCAACAAGGGGGTCAATGTTGACACGCTCACCAAGATAGTGACCCAGAACCCTGAAGGAGGGGATAAACGACCTCCGTCTCCAATTTCTTTCATGCACCCTGAAGACCAACCATGGTCCCCCAGTTGTGATGAAGTTCAACAGGCACGTGACAAAAATAACTCCCATAGGAAAGAGAATGTCAGAGCTCAGAAAGTCGCTTCTCCTCATCACAGGTCTTTCAGCCCAAAGAGAAGCTCCCTGTCTGATGAAAGGTCTCTACAAAAAGGTGATGGAGTGCGCAGCTTCCTTAGCTCTAGCAGTAGATCCAGGTCTCCCTCAGTGGTGGAAAAGGTCACACTGACACCTGAAGAGGAGCACAAGCACAGGCAAATGCAGGACGTTTTGCAGGCCATTGGCATGAATTTAGGATTTGAGGAGCTGGGTCAAATGTCACATCGGATCCAGGAGCGGTTGTATGGAAAGAAGGACAGTGACAGGGAGTGCCATCGtagaagaaacaaggaaagGGACACAAGGCGGGCTTTTTCACCAAGACTGCATAGTAGATCGTCATCGAGTAGATCAAGTTTCAGTCCACCAAGTCAAGATTATTACATGAAAGAAGATGCAGATAATGCTCCAAGAGATTTATCAGAAGAAAGGCAAACCCAAACACTGAAACCTGTTGAATATGACCCAAACTCCAGCAGTAATACTTTCTATGATGTGAAGAAATATGAAACAAACACTCAGGAAAAGACTGCTGTGTCTCAAGCATTTTCTCAAAACCACACATACACTTCATCAGAGCCACCTCCTCCATCTGTGATGTCAGCGTACTCTCCTGTAACCAGTTCACCTGCAACACCTTTCCcagctcttcctcctgctccaccCACCAATCTCCCTCCAGCTCGGCCTCCAGGGCTCCCTCCAGCTCTACCTCAAGCTCTACCTCAAGCTTTACCCCCTGCTCTGCCTCCTTATTTCCCCAATGTTGGACccaggtttttatttccttGCCGGCCTCCCGTCTTCCCTATGCCCCATGCTCCACCTCCGAACCTCTTTCCTGGACTTCTCCCTCAAACAAGTCACCTACTCCCACAGCACATGAGTAATCCTCAGCCGCCCTTTTTTAACCTGCCGCATATGAACCCTATTCAGCctacaaacaacacacaaaacaagaagACAGCGTCAAGGCCCCGCTGTTTGCAAGTCATTGAAACAAAACAAGCTGGATGA
- the LOC117815890 gene encoding uncharacterized protein LOC117815890 isoform X1, protein MDPLFQDAIQRRNQQNGIISSMYNAPASNHNQNSHCEYSRYTDVGPQSSAGVNVEWEEPSSASSDFYNQESEADDPDGEPLLMEDEDPELARKRQELREIEEQIKQKRVSIALKKGEHIVNKATLDFSTNRESAECEGPTLRERVNAVLQKRHPDSLLSKGHSPKERLKSSSRSKLQDHPLKLRVKALMERRLNDPFVFSTYRQVPDITPPPPAQMETSAEKKANSFDLGFQRFLSVLNKGVDIDMLSKIVNADGEDLPVGVEVLDFQPTALKDKLDMPLRGASQGEGPPSRSESQGSNSGVSLLCHSQTSIKERKTNPHSQERSLSERFSLPNGEEKRNDRGDHCLLSSGALLPGHSLTSSAERKINPHSQERSLSQKLPLPDDEEKEKKEGRCFASSSQSKSPPAVKKKKKKKKKEEEPPKVDDHREQLQNILKTLGLSLEVEEMSKLEDRTQERLYGKKRAESREQQESQQRGSHKHFRNSFTSSSSSSNSRSTSQNSSPSSSHCRLSHSRDSNQRRSSHSRDRCRDKLTNHDSKQDSTRAQTHCDRDRDGEHSKETFTHENPHSLHPIPTYPPEHPDTFPAYTEYGFPQYSEYDEYHSNSFDATTNSFWMYPQDAEPVPFYHSEYSNSQDPFHHFAEPAAAPKRVRQLHKLSAQDTHLLVNPDLSRSEGQVGPASGTRCLRVVTTLQTTSQSCLKTLTGGKRRRTGDPNKRIWKQRLFIQRCRMGKKLAKSAKEAKRMKTVMEEKEVKRVMEEKVEKRVMEEKVEKKEASHGVEHDSETVVVKEAPTEEEIKKNLRKMLAAFNQKQKPNVIQPHNSIP, encoded by the exons ATGGATCCACTTTTCCAGGATGCTATTCAAAGGAGAAATCAACAGAATGGCATTATTAGCAGCATGTACAATGCTCCAGCTTCTAACCATAACCAGAACTCTCACTGTGAGTACTCAAGATACACTGATGTTGGACCACAAAGCAGTGCTGGAGTGAATGTGGAATGGGAGGAACCCAGCTCTGCATCCTCTGACTTTTACAACCAGGAGTCCGAAGCTGATGACCCAGATGGAGAGCCCCTTCTCATGGAAGATGAGGACCCAGAGCTGGCAAGAAAACGTCAAGAACTCAGAGAGATTGAAGAGCAGATAAAACAAAAGAGAGTTTCCATTGCTCTGAAAAAAGGTGAACATATTGTGAATAAGGCAACACTAGACTTTTCCACCAATAGAGAATCAGCTGAATGTGAGGGTCCAACTCTTAGAGAGAGGGTGAATGCAGTTTTGCAGAAACGACATCCTGACAGCTTACTGTCAAAG GGCCACTCACCTAAAGAGAGACTGAAGTCATCAAGCCGGAGCAAGCTGCAGGACCATCCCTTGAAGCTGAGAGTGAAGGCACTAATGGAGCGGAGACTCAATGATCCCTTTGTATTTTCAACATACAGACAG GTCCCTGATATCACACCACCTCCTCCAGCTCAAATGGAAACTTCAGCAGAGAAGAAAGCAAACAGCTTTGACCTGGGTTTCCAGCGCTTTCTCAGCGTGCTCAACAAAGGAGTGGACATAGACATGCTCAGTAAGATTGTCAACGCTGATGGTGAGGATCTTCCTGTAGGTGTGGAGGTCCTTGACTTTCAGCCCACTGCTTTAAAGGACAAGTTAGATATGCCTCTCAGAGGCGCGAGCCAGGGAGAAGGTCCACCTTCCAGGAGTGAGAGCCAAGGATCAAATAGTGGAGTCTCTCTGCTGTGCCACAGCCAGACAAGcatcaaagagagaaagaccaACCCACACAGCCAAGAGAGATCCCTCAGTGAGAGATTCTCCCTACCAAATggtgaggagaagaggaacgACAGAGGAGATCACTGCTTGCTTTCTAGTGGAGCCTTGCTGCCAGGCCACAGTCTCACCAGCAGTGCAGAGAGAAAGATCAACCCACACAGTCAAGAGAGGTCCCTCAGTCAGAAACTCCCCTTACCTGATgatgaggagaaagaaaaaaaagaaggccgCTGCTTTGCCTCGAGTAGTCAATCAAAGTCTCCCCCtgcagtgaagaagaagaagaagaagaagaagaaagaggaagaaccACCAAAGGTGGATGATCACCGTGAACAACTCCAGAACATCCTCAAAACTCTGGGGTTAAGCCTGGAAGTGGAGGAGATGAGTAAACTAGAAGACAGAACTCAGGAAAGGTTGTATGGGAAGAAGAGGGCTGAGAGCAGAGAACAGCAGGAGAGCCAGCAGAGGGGCTCTCACAAACATTTCAGAAACtcttttacttcctcttcttcctcctccaacTCAAGGTCAACATCTCAAAACTCTAGTCCCAGTTCCTCTCACTGTCGGTtgtctcacagcagagactctaATCAAAGGCGATCATCTCACTCGAGAGACAGATGCAGAGATAAGCTGACAAACCATGACAGCAAACAGGACAGTACAAGAGCACAGACTCactgtgacagagacagagatggggAGCACTCCAAAGAAACCTTTACCCATGAAAACCCACATTCACTTCATCCTATTCCAACATATCCACCCGAACACCCTGATACTTTTCCTGCATATACAGAATATGGTTTTCCCCAGTATTCTGAGTATGATGAGTACCACAGCAACTCTTTCGATGCTACTACAAACTCTTTTTGGATGTATCCCCAGGATGCTGAGCCTGTACCATTTTATCACAGTGAGTATTCTAATTCCCAGGACCCTTTCCATCACTTTGCTGAGCCTGCAGCAGCACCTAAAAGAGTCCGCCAACTACACAAACTTTCAGCACAAGACACTCACTTACTTGTGAATCCAGATTTGTCGAGAAGTGAGGGGCAAGTCGGGCCGGCCTCTGGCACTCGCTGCCTGCGTGTCGTTACCACCCTGCAGACAACCTCCCAAAGCTGTTTAAAGACACTCACAGGAGGCAAGAGGAGAAGAACAGGGGATCCTAACAAAAGAATATGGAAACAACGTTTATTTATACAGCGATGTAGGATGGGAAAAAAGCTGGCAAAATCTGCCAAGGAGGCGAAGAGGAtgaagacagtgatggaggagaaggaggtaaAGAGGGTTATGGAGGAGAAGGTAGAGAAGAGGGTGATGGAGGAGAAGGTAGAGAAGAAGGAAGCTTCACATGGAGTTGAACATGACTCTGAAACAGTGGTAGTAAAAGAGGCACCAAcagaagaggaaataaagaagaatcTGAGGAAAATG ctgGCTGCGTTTAACCAGAAGCAGAAGCCAAATGTCATACAACCACACAACTCTATACCCTGA